The proteins below come from a single Xiphophorus couchianus chromosome 20, X_couchianus-1.0, whole genome shotgun sequence genomic window:
- the emp3a gene encoding epithelial membrane protein 3, with product MVRLLVSVTVLHLVSLAMLFIATLEKSWWVWTETEITDLWHNCFYMNSTQTWVCAAATESDWLQSVQALMILSVVFSSVSLLVFLGQLIFLSRGRLFYFTGLCQAFAGFTDFAACLIFTFHRKEILSHSRDPSNGRFGFCVILAWLCVPLLLISGVLYVHLRKKQ from the exons ATGGTGCGTCTGCTGGTATCCGTCACTGTCCTGCATTTGGTCAGCTTGGCCATGCTTTTCATCGCCACTCTGGAAAAG TCCTGGTGGGTTTGGACAGAGACAGAAATCACTGACCTTTGGCACAACTGCTTCTACATGAACTCCACGCAAACCTGGGTTTGTGCAGCAGCCACTGAAAGCG ACTGGCTTCAGTCCGTTCAGGCCCTCATGATTCTGTCTGTGGTTTTCTCATCCGTCTCTCTCCTGGTTTTTCTGGGTCAGCTCATCTTCTTGTCCAGGGGACGTCTCTTCTACTTTACAGGCCTCTGCCAGGCATTTGCAG GTTTTACAGACTTTGCCGCTTGCCTCATCTTCACCTTCCACAGAAAGGAGATTCTAAGCCACTCCAGAGATCCAAGCAATGGACGCTTTGGCTTCTGCGTCATCCTGGCGTGGCTGTGCGTCCCTCTGCTTCTCATCAGTGGAGTCCTGTACGTCCATCTGCGAAAGAAGCAGTGA